The segment CACTTGATTTATTTCCACATTTTTATTAAGAGACAAGTAATCCATATGCCAATGTTTTTTCTTATCCTTGGAGATATGTCTTGAAATACGACTTTTCAAACTATTTAGTGCACTGCCCACATATACATAGTAACCAGTATCAAATTTTATAAATCCTTTTGCACCAATTTTTATTCTGCAATCCTTTTTAACATGGATGATCAAACAGTAACTGCCCTTATCAACTTTTTCATAATTCATGATAATTACTATCAAAAAAGTAAAATATAAAATTATTTAAAAATAATTACTATAGGCGATAGAAATGGATGACTCCGATAAAAAAAATTTAACATATGTACTCGTGGATAGAAATCCGGATGAAAACAGTTATGATGATTCTAAAGATACAACAACAAGACAAACTAACGACGTTAATCCGATAATTAATTCATATGATGTTATTGACCAAAATAACAGTCAAATAATAGGTAGAACTTGTAATATAAATGACAGTCAGAATAATCTATCAAAGAATAATGTGTCCACGGATGACTCTTCATGTAGCAGAAATCAGGCAGTTAATCTGAATTATTACATCAGTGTTTCATTGCTGTCTATTATAACATATATGATAGTTGCATATTCAAGCAATGTAGCATTTGCAGAATTAATCGATTTGGAAATACCCTTGATAATCTTTTTATCATTAGCAATGGTATTCCTAACAAGTAACTGGTCAAGAATATACACGTATCTGTTATTCATAATTGTAATTGCCGTTATGATAGCTTTATCATTTAACTATTCATTCCTATTGATGATGGTACTGTTCTCTGAACTAGTAATCTACTCTATAAATGGTATTATAAACAACAAGGATGATTACAATTCAGTATAAATTAATTAAGTGGGGGAGATAATAATGCAATACACTTTTGAGGCAACAGGACATGAAAACGTATTGTCAAAGCATAAGACAACATTTGAAATAACAACCGATAGCACACTTACCCTGAAAGGTGACTGCATAATCGGATTAAACAGCAATGTCACGTTAAATGATTTTCCACAAAAATTAAGGGATAAAATCATGTGTGATGACACAAAAATAGAGTTATCGCTGGAAACGCCCAATGCAAAAGATAAAATAATCGGTTACGGTTCATCACAGTTAACCCTTAATCATCCAAGTGATATGGTATGTAGAAAAAGTACATTTACCTGCAGCAGAACATTAATGATAAAGGCCGATAAGGCAGCAATAGACTTGGATGAAGACCTGATTAATGATCTAAGTAACTGTGAAACCCTAAAAGTAACAATAAAAGTTGATGATTAACGAATAAATAATCTTCAAAATTCTTATTTTTTAAATATTAAATAATTTTTCTATAAAAATGGTGTTGAATAATATAAGTGCGGGAGACGGGAATCGAACCCGCGAAGAGACTACCTCACTAGGCCCTCAACCTAGCGCCTTTGACCGCTCGACCACCCCCGCATATAAAAAATCAGTTATATTTTCGGATGGATTTAACCATTTAGACTTAAAGTCTATAATTATATATTTTAATTATCATATATAAATTTTACTATTTATTCCCGATTTTTTTGTTATTGATGTTAATATACAATCGACAAAAAAAGGAAGAAAAGAAATTATTCACAATCACGCATTCTAATTAAGGATTCTTCACAGGTCTCCATTTTAAAGTCAAGTTCCTTTTCAATTTTATTCACGTTCAATGATGAATCACGAGGTCTAGGAGCTTTCTGAATGAACTTATCACTAGTTATTGGATTAATAAGATTCTCATCCAAATCAAATACATCGGCAATTTGTCTTGTAAAGTCATATCTGCTAATCAGGTCATTGCCCGCCGTGTGATAAATACCATTCTTGTCCTGTCCTGCTATTTCAAGCATGGCCTCGGCCGCATTATCTGCCAGTGTCGGTGAGTTAATCTGATCAGTAACAATATTAATCTCATTCTCCTTTCTAAGCTCATCTATGACCCACGTGGTAAAGTTTAATCTTTCATGCCAGCCATACAATACGCTAACTCTGGCTATTGCCCAGTTATTGCTGTATTTCTGAAGTTGCACTTCGCCATCATACTTACTTTTTGCATAAATTCCCAACGGATTAACCTCATCGGTCTCCTTATAATTGCCCTTTGTTCCATCAAATACAAAATCGGTTGATACATAAATCATCTTGGCATCAACATCTTCGGATGCCTTGGCCAAGTATCCTGTAGCATCACCATTAACTTTATAGGCCGTATCTATCTCGTCTTCACATAAATCCACATTGGTCATTGCAGCACAGTGGATAATCACATCGGGCTTGACTTTTTGTATTGTTTTTTTAACTTCATCTTCATCTGTAATATCACACTTAACAGTATTGTCTGTAGGGTTGGAGTTATGTGATAAAACAAGTTCATGCTCGTCATCAGCTACAGTAGCAATTCTACTACCCAGTAGACCACTACCACCTGTAATAAAGAATTTCATATATAAATATTGTTTTTTAAAATATAAATCATTTGATGTGTAATATAAAAGTAGGTGTAAAAATGAATTGTATGAAAAAAGTCAAAATTACAATATTAAAAACTACCTTGGATGAACAGTTGGCTAAGGAATATGGGGTGGAAGGTTTATCCACATGTCCATTAATGAAAGAAGGCCAGGTATTTTATGCTGATTATGCAAAGCCTGAAGGATTTTGTGATGAGGCATGGAAAGCAATCTACCAATATGTATTTGCATTAGCCCATGGGGCAGAGGATTGTGTATTTTATTATCATGACTGGATAGAAAAACCGGGTGTAGCGATTGTTTCATGCAATGATGGTTTAAGGCCTGTAATTATGAAGCTGGAATCAACGGATATTGATTCAGCTGATTATGACTTTTTGAGTGGTGAAAAACAGGAATAACCAATAAATAATATTGGTAATGCAAAATTGCTTAAAATAAAATAATATGTAATTTTTTAAATAATTAAGGTGAAATCATGCGTAAGCGGTTTACTAAACAGACCACTTTAGAATTTACACAACCAACTTTATCAGAAGGGGACAATACGCATTGCTATACTGTATCTGAGATAACTGATTACATTAATCAGAAACTAAAACGTGATGATGCACTGGCAAAGATCATGGTTAAGGGTGAAATATCCAACTATAAATCATATCCTAATGGGCATAGTTATTTCACGCTTAAGGATAAGGATTCACAAATAAGTTCCGTTATGTTCTGGGGATATAAAAAGCATTTGAAGTTTGAACCTAAAGATGGGATGAAGGTAATCATTACAGGTAAAATAGAAGTGTATAAAAAATATGGAAATTATCAGTTGTATGCTCATAATATAACAGAAGAGGGAGTCGGTGATTTACATATTGCATTCCAGCAATTAAAGGAGAAACTATCAAAAGAGGGATTGTTTGATGAGTCCCATAAAAAGAAGATAGTCAAATATCCAAAACGTATAGGTGTGGTAACAGCATCTACCGGTGCAGCGGTAAAGGATATCATCACGACAATAAAAAGAAGGTATCCTTATTGTCAAATACTTGTATTTTCCACACTGGTACAGGGAGATGATGCGGCAGATAACATAGTTGAACGAATTTCTGATGCTCAGAATTATGGCTTGGACACGTTAATTGTTGGTCGTGGTGGTGGAAGCATAGAGGACTTATGGCCATTCAATGAAGAAAAGGTAGCACGGGCAATCTATGATTCAAATGTACCCATAATCAGTGCGGTGGGTCATCAAATTGATTACACAATTTCCGACTTCGTGGCGGATTTAAGAGCACCCACACCAACGGCAGCAGCTGAAATGGCTGTTCCGGATGCATATGTATTAAAATCCAAATTAAATGATTTGAATGAAAGAATAACCAACACAGTTAGAAATAAGATACTGGAAAATAGAAATAAATTGAATACAATATCTAAGAAAAATATACTAAAACATCCTCAAAGCATATATGATCATCCAAAGATGAATCTGGAGTTACTCATTGGCAGATTTGAAAACGCATCACAGCAAATTATTCATGACAACAGAAATAAGCTGTTGAAATTGGAAAATTCATATATCTTTAAGAATCCCAAGTCAATAACAAAGAACAAGAAGGATAGATATATCAAAAATATCTCTAAACTGGAGGTTTTAAATCCGCTATTAACACTAAAAAGAGGTTATGCTATTGCCGAGTGTAATGAGAAGGTAATATCTTCTTCGAAAGATGTTAAAGTGGGGGATAAATTGGACATAAAATTTGATGATGGAACTATTAATACAAAGGTGATATAAATGGAAGATTTAAGTTTTGAAGAAAGTCTGGAAAAATTAGAGGAAATCGTTGAAAAATTAGAAAATGGGGATGTACCATTGGATGATGCAATCGATGAATTTAATAATGCAATGCAATTGGTCAAAGTATGTGATGAAAAGTTAACTAAAGCAGAAGAATCCATTGCTAAGATAGTTGAAGAAAATGGCGAATTAATGGATTTTGTTGTTTCCGATGAAGAATAATCATATTTGGGTCAGTAGTACCATGCTACTGGCCATTCTTTTTTTAAAATGGATATCTGATGAATTTGTCATGTTAAAAATGATACTGTAAATTTTTCAAAAATTATTAATAATTTAAACTATAGATAAATAACTAATATTGAAGATTATTAAGAAATAATTAATGGTGAGTTAGTTGAAGATAATGATTACAGGTGGAGCAGGATTTATTGGATCAAATTTTGTTCATCACATCTCAGAAAAATATCCAGATTATGATATAACGGTCCTTGATAAATTAACATATGCAGGTGACTTAGAAAACATCAAATCATTAGATGTTGAATTTATAAAAGGAGATATTGCAGACCCAATTGCAGCAAGCAAAGCAATGAAGGATGCGGATTATGTGGTAAACTTTGCAGCAGAAACACATGTGGATAAGTCAATCAACGATCCCCAGTCTTTTGTAAAGTCTGACGTCTTAGGTACACAGAATCTATTGGAACTGGTAAGAGAATATGATGTTGAACGTTATATTCAAATATCAACAGATGAAGTATACGGCAGCATACTTGAAGGTTCATTTAAGGAAACTGATAACATAGATCCATCAAGTCCATACTCAGCAAGTAAGGCTGGAGGGGACTTGCTGGTAAATGCATACTATAAAACATATGGAATACCTGTTATTATTACAAGAAGCAGTAATAACTTTGGTCCAAGACAATTTCCGGAGAAACTAATACCACTGTTTATTTTAAAGGCATTGCATGATGAACCGCTACCGGTATATGGTGACGGACAGAATGTACGTGACTGGATTTATGTTGAGGATAACTGTGCAGGTGTAGATACCGTCCTTCATAAAGGTAAACTAGGTGAAGTATATAATATTGGCGGAGGTAATGAGAAAAATAATATGGAAATTACCAAACTGATACTGGAAAAACTAAATAAACCTGAAAGTCTAATTCAGCACGTTGAAGACAGGTTAGGTCATGACAGAAGATACTCCCTTGATGCCACCAAGACCAAAAAACTTGGATGGGAGCCTAAATGGAACTTTGAGGACGCTATGGAAAAAACTGTAAATTGGTATAAAGAAAACCAGGAACGTTTATATCCAAAGACTAAAACATTATAAATAACCTTCAACATCTTCTCTTTTATTTTTAAGTAATTGATAAATTTCAAACTCTTTTTCTACTCTTTATTAATTCTATGAGAAAATGCTTATTGTAAATATTCTATCTTTACAAGAGGGGTATTGAATAATTTTTGGCTATTTTTAATAAAGCATGATTAATAATCTAATCATCCATTAACATATGATATAAGTTAATATTTTCATTAATCAAATTCAAATAATATTTTTTTTTTAAAAAAAGTATTTATTCTTTTTTTTTTAAAAAGAATAAAGAAAAGGGGTAATTTTATTTTTATATTTATTTTATAAATATGTATGATATCATCGCTTTCTCTCACGAGGAGTTCTACCTTCAAATCCGGCAAAGAATAATAAACCAACTAAAACAACACCTACAAGATATGCTGCCGATATTTCGGAATCTTGTGGGGCTGACTTACTTAATTTTTTCTTAGTTACTTCAAATACGGATTTCATAGCTGAACCTGCACTGGCTGCACTAGCTTCACCATCATCACTTTTTGAACCGGCACTTGCCTCGGCATTGGCTGCTTGGGCATTGGATGCTGCTTCAGCTGAACTAACATCTCCAACTGAACTTCCACTGCCTTCTGCTGTACTGTTGGTTTTACTGTCTCCAGCACCACCGTTTGTACCGACACTTACACCATCACCGTAATTGTTTGATGAGGTACCGCTACCGCTTGTTCCACTTCCACTGTTTGCACCGGAGTCACCGCTATCGGAGTTACCGGTGTTTTCACCGTTTCCATTAGATTGGCTTCCACTGCCTTCATTACCGTTTCCATCAGTAGCTGTACCGTTGGTACCGTTGGTATTCTGTGTATCTGCATTACCTGGTCCAACAAGATTTGCTACACTGCCGGAACCTGCACTTTGACCATTTGCATTAGCATTAGGGTTACCGCTAACTCCGGTATCCACTGCACTTGCATCAATACCTATTTCGGTAACTGTGCTGGTTAGATCTATTTCTCCACTGTAGTCATCTTCTACTAATGTGTTGGTGTATGGTAGGTCATTAGGGTCAAGTAGTGATCCTTTATAGCTGGTTGATGCTGCCATCATGTCTGAAAATTGTTGTTTCATCTCATTAGGGACAGTTGATGTTTTAACTACCCATTTGTTGAATACAACGTTTTTACATGTGTGGTGACAACATGCAATACCATATTGCACTGCACTTTGAATGTACTTGTTTGATAATTGTTCACGCAAAGCTTGATTGGATTCCCAGAATCCGTTCATGTCGGTTGTCAGTAACCAACCGGCCATGGATTGGAAAGCATATGCTTTGTAGTCTTTGTTAACGTTTAATTTGTCACTAACCAGCATCTTACCGATTTGTGTAATTAATCCGGAACCTAATGCACCTGCATTATTTCCTGTTCTGTTAACTTCCACGGCATTTCCATGTCTGTCTTCTGCATATCCTTGGGTTGTGAACATTATTTCCATAGCATTCTGTAATTTAGCTGCCATGGCATTCCAACCACTAGCACCATTGATTTGTGAATCGATATATGTAGGGTTAAGCAATGTGTCACGTATTTCTTTTTGGATTTCTTCAACTAATGTACTTGAAATGATATTGTTTTTATCACGAATATCCAGTAATTGGGTGTTTACTTTTGCTCCTAAAGTATTAGCAGCGTTAAGCAGTCCACCAAACCAATCAGCATAATCATCTGAATCAGTAACTCTCCATGTACTGTCAAGGTTTTGGGTTAATAACGTTAAATGGCTTAAAAGATAAGTAAACTGGTCTGTATTGTTGGTTACTTCAATTTTACCATTATCATTTACATTCCAAGCATTGGATATCCTGGACATGTATACGCTTGACAATTCATTACTGATTCCATTTTCTGAATCCTGCCAGTTGGTTACACTCGGTGCCAAATCAGATACACCAGTACCTTCAAGAATTGCACCACGTAAACCGAATACTCTGTCTAATGCACCTTCTGTTTTATTGTATGCTTCAATGTATTCATTTATGTGTTTTATAACATAGTTTTCTATGTTTTTACCAGTTGATGATTCATTTAAGTCATACACTAATTTAACGGCGTCATTCAACATCTTAATCCACTGTGGATTTGAACTTACAATTGTCGTGAAAACATCAAGTCTTGGACGATTGATAACTGATCCGTCACTTAACTTTAATGTTAAGTTTTCGAGTGGTATAACTTTAAGACCATTGTATTTACCATTGTGGTCCCATGTTGGTTCCACACCCATGAAATAAAGGAATTCTGCTAGACTTACACCTTCAGTACGTAATACTTCAGTACCCCAAATAACTATAGCATTTAGTTGTGGCCATGAACCTGCATTGTTTTCATAATAATTTCTTATCATGATATCTACTGCATTTTTAGCCATTTCCCATGCATTTTTACTTGGCATCTTGGTTGTATCACTTGCATACAAGCTTCTTCCTGTCGGCAATACATCAGAATATGAAGGGTCTGCTGATAAACCCGGTTCAACATATCCACCGTCAAGTGCAGTGAATATTGATGCCCATTCCTTGTTATCTTTAATTCCTTCAATTATGTTATATACATCTGTTATGTCCTGATATAATGCACTCTCATTGTTTTGCATGTATGTTTCGGCAACGTCATCAATGCTGTTTCCATCAACCAGTAATGAAATGATGTTTGTCAGCATATTGTTCAAATCATCTTTATACGGTTCAAAGCTCCTATCCTTAATTAAGGTGTAGTAGTCCTGACCGATAAATCCAGGATATCTAAGTTCCATCAGATTCTGTAATATGTATGTTCTTGATGCAGCGATTGTTTTGACACCTTCAACCATTTCAGTATCATTCCATATATGTCCTAATACATGGTTTCCAAGGGTAATTTTATCAGTTTCCATTGATTCTATCTGTGCATGTAAGAATTCAACATATTCATCAAATGTTTCGTCCTCTTCCATAGGACGATATCCTAATTCACTACTGATGTTTAATATTTCACTTTCATAAACATCAGTACCTGTGGAATTCAATTTCCTGATTTCAGTATATCTTGACATTGAATCCTCTAGTTTTACATAATCACCATATAATGAACTGTCTACAGTTACAGGAGTCATATGGGTAATAACCTGTGCAAAGCTTCTTTCTTTTGCAGTCATACCTTCCCCTGGGTTGGATACAATATATGGGTATATGATTGGAACATTTGTTAATTGGAATGACCAGTCAGTTTCCTGCATACCTAATGTGTGTCCAGGTAACCATTCAAGGGTTCCGTGGGTACCCATGTGAACTATGGCATCTACATCCCATATTTCATTCAGGTACTTGTAGTATGCTAGGTATGGTGGCGGTGGAGATAACGTATCGCTGTGGTAATCTGCAACTTCATCCCATCCCCTTGCCGGCTGTACACTTATGAATATGTTACCTATATGCATACCCGGCACGATAAGTGAAGTGTTTTTATATACCATAGCTGATGTTTCAAATCCTTCTCCCCAATTTTCAATCATGGATTCCTGAAGATTTTCTGGTAGTTCATTGAACCATTTCTGGTACTGTTCTTGACTGATGATTTGATGATTTGCTTCCAATTCATCCCGATACTTTTCTACATATTGCTCGAGAAGTCCAATAGCATGTGTACCTTTGTTACTTAACTCTAAGATTAAGGTTGTTAATTCATCAGTTGATGGGATATCATCGACACTTTCATATCCAATGTCATATCCGTTCTCTTTCATCTGAATCAACATTTCACGAACGCTTTCAAATACATCTAAATATGAAGCTCCAACATCTGCTTTTCCTGGAGGGTAACTGTAAAGAATAATAGCAATCTTTTTATCTTTGTTTTCCATATCCTTTAGTTTGGCCCATCCGTTTGTGATGTTAACATGTTTTTCCAGTCCACTTTGGATAATTATTTCATTACCTTCTTCATCAAGGTATGATACTGGAATCGCACCGAAAACACCTTCAAATTGTGGAACTGTCACGCCCATTGTCCATTCAGCTTGTGGTCCATATTTGCTTTGATAACTTGTGATATCTATAGCATCTAACGCTCTAAGAATTGAGACATTAGTATTTTTGAATGTATTTATAGGTATTTCAGTACCCATATTGATGTAATCCATGGAAAATGAATATAATGAACTTACTGCACTTACACCATGTTTCAATGCCATGTCTCCAACAGTTAAATTCTGTAAGAATTCACTGATTGACGGAGTTGTGGATTTTTGGTATAAGTTTATTGCGGCACGTCCTTGTTTTTCATATTCCTTGATCATTGCATCTATTACCTCTCCGCCAGGATAATAACTTGTTATTACAACGAAACTCCCATTAATCTTGACATTTTTATCGTACCATGTTTCAAATTCGTTGAAAATGGTCTTAGGGTCGTTGTTTTTAGCGTTCCACGCAGTCAGGTTTTGGGTCATCCAGTTTAGACTTCCAGCACCGTCATCGTTATAACCTGGATTGGATAAAATCCATGAATTAATTTCCTGTTGGGTTGGAGTTAGTGTGAAACTTTTATGTCCTGGATAATATATCCCCCAATCAGTTCGCTCTAATATAGGACTCCCATTCTTCTTTGTAGGATCAACATCCGAATCGCCAAGCAAATATTCTATATATTTATAGAAATTTTTCATATTTGTCTGTACTGTTTCATTGTCAGTTATTCTTTCAGCTTGCCAATAAGATCCTATGTATGTATTTTCCAGTGAATATGGATCTCCACCTACAAATCCCCAACTTCGCAGGTTTCCCTGGAACAACTGTTCGGAGTATATACCGAAGGTATATGCTATCATGTTGTTCTGTGAAGCTGGTGATTCACCTATCAGGCGTACGTCGATACCAAATCCATTACCTTCCGAATACATATCCACCAATATGAAATTGGTATAGTCCAACATCCATTGGTCAGAGTTATCATATCCTTCGATAATGTTATAACTTTCAAGGAAGTATACTCTGTCACTAATGCTTTTCAGTGCTTCTACTTTCTCTTTCTGACCGTCCGTGGATGTAGCACCTGAATATGAGATTATTGCTATATCAGGGATGAACGTGTAATTAATATCTGTTTTGGATTTGTTTGTAATTGTTACAGATTCGTTACCTAAAGCATATGTACCGTAACTAAATGTTACTGTATAGTTGTTTTTAGTTAAATTATCTACTTTGTAGTTACCAGATTTGTCACTTTTTGTTTGAGCTACTTTAACTCCATATGAATCATAGATAACAACTTCAGCCCCTTCGGTAACATAACCATCCTCTTCGCCACCGGCATATTTACCGGTAGTGTTGTTATATACCTGGGTTACTGTACCTGAGATACTGTAAGTAGCATTTTTACTGTTACTGCTACCAGCATTTTTCAGTACTTTCTTCGTGTTGTTGGCTATTTTTTCATTTTCAAGTTTTCGAGCTCTTTCCTGTGCAACTATTGCTTGTTGTTTAGCATAGGAACTACTTTTCACTGTTTTCTGTGTTTTCTTGGTATTGGAGTACTTCTTTGTATAACTCTTTTGTGTAGTCTTTTTATTGCTTGTTTTAGTATAAGTTTTTTGACTACTTTTGTTATTTGTGACATTGGATTTTACCTTGTCACTTGAAGAAGTCTCGTCTTCATTGTCAATTTTCGCTGATTTCTTAATGTTATCCTTGCTTTTTTCAGATAACTTTACAGTTGTGACGTTGTTTGATACATCTACATCTGATGTATCTTTAGTTATTTCACTTGTATTTATATTGTCATTTATTTCTGTGAGATTACTGTCATTTAATTTTTGATCTTTGTGATCAACTGCGGCTACTGTTGTACAAAGTAAGAGAACAATGATTAACATACATAATGAAAAGGTCTTAGTTTTCATCATATATCACCATTGTAGTGTATTTAATTAAATTACATTTATACTCTATCAATATATTATGAATATAAATACACTATTACTAAATAAGTTTAATAATATTAATAAAGGTATGTATAATTTATTTATTGATGGGTATTACTAAGAATAAAATACATTAAAATCGGTTATTTTTTTTAAATGTGGTTCTGGATGTTTCATTTAAAAATAGGGGGGAAATTATGATTACTTTGAAATTATAGAAATATCGTTTTTCAAAAAAATTTGGAGGTTAGGAAAGTAAATAAATTACTTATGTGATAGTCAATGATTTGGAGGAGTATTTGATTGGATTGGATTGTGTGTTTCCGTTGTAGTTAATTGTTATCTCATATACTCCAGGGTTCATGTAGTTTGGTATTGTGTATTCCCATTTTGCCAGTCCTTTTGTTATGTTTTTGGTTGTGTATACTTCTTCGAAGAATTCCGTGATTAATGGTACGGTTTTTCCATTTACTTTGAAGACATATTTTCCACTTATGACTGGTGTTTTGGTGTTTTTGTTGGTTAATGTTGCCGTTAGGTTCACAGCTTTACCTGGTGTTGCTTTGATAGGGTTTATTTTTACAACTACGTCCTGTTTGGATATGTTTATTGTTGAGTTGATGACTTTTGTGTTGTATCTGTAGTTTTCACCGAGGGTTATTTTGAATTTGTTTTCGCCCGGTGGTAGGTAGGGTACGATTATTTCGGTGTCAAGTATTGAGTTTGATACTGTGAGTGTTTTTACTGTTCTGTCTCCTAGTTTTATTGCTACTTGTGTGTTTCCGTAGATTTTGTTTCCGTTGGTGTCTGTTAGTGTTTGTTTGATTCTGATTTTTTGTTCACTTGTTCCGTTTAGTTTTATTGTGAATGTTTTGTATGTTCCTTTGTTAACTGTCATTTTGGTGCTGTTTTCTGCTCTGTTGAATCCTGTTTTTGAGAATATTGCTGTTACTGTGTATTCTTTTCCACTGTAGCTTGCAAGTGTCATTGTAAGGGTACCTTTACCGTTTTTGATGGTTATTGCGGATGTCTGTGTGTTGATGTCTTTTATGCTTAATCCGTTTATTTTAACTACTGCTGTTCCGTTTACTGCTTTTTTGGCAGTGTCGGTTATTGTTAGGTTGATTTTGATTGTTTTTCCTGTGTCAACCTTTTTAGGTGCCTGGATTGTGATAATGGCATCTTTTTTATCAAATGGGGATGTGTTGTTGAATACTGTGATGTTTTTTAGGTTTTTACCTACTTTAACAGCCTTGTCACCATACAGGTCATTTGCTACTAAATCATTGTTTTTAACACATGTATTATTGGTATTGTCTACACATACGCCTATTGATTTATTCTGTTTGTCAAATATTTT is part of the Methanosphaera sp. BMS genome and harbors:
- a CDS encoding DUF123 domain-containing protein codes for the protein MNYEKVDKGSYCLIIHVKKDCRIKIGAKGFIKFDTGYYVYVGSALNSLKSRISRHISKDKKKHWHMDYLSLNKNVEINQVIYTHCDKKIECDISHKINENTDKHIESFGCSDCKCMSHLYYFDSYDEAINVSIGVMEKLGYDVYTWI
- a CDS encoding DUF371 domain-containing protein, translating into MQYTFEATGHENVLSKHKTTFEITTDSTLTLKGDCIIGLNSNVTLNDFPQKLRDKIMCDDTKIELSLETPNAKDKIIGYGSSQLTLNHPSDMVCRKSTFTCSRTLMIKADKAAIDLDEDLINDLSNCETLKVTIKVDD
- the rfbD gene encoding dTDP-4-dehydrorhamnose reductase; this encodes MKFFITGGSGLLGSRIATVADDEHELVLSHNSNPTDNTVKCDITDEDEVKKTIQKVKPDVIIHCAAMTNVDLCEDEIDTAYKVNGDATGYLAKASEDVDAKMIYVSTDFVFDGTKGNYKETDEVNPLGIYAKSKYDGEVQLQKYSNNWAIARVSVLYGWHERLNFTTWVIDELRKENEINIVTDQINSPTLADNAAEAMLEIAGQDKNGIYHTAGNDLISRYDFTRQIADVFDLDENLINPITSDKFIQKAPRPRDSSLNVNKIEKELDFKMETCEESLIRMRDCE
- a CDS encoding TIGR04076 family protein → MKKVKITILKTTLDEQLAKEYGVEGLSTCPLMKEGQVFYADYAKPEGFCDEAWKAIYQYVFALAHGAEDCVFYYHDWIEKPGVAIVSCNDGLRPVIMKLESTDIDSADYDFLSGEKQE
- the xseA gene encoding exodeoxyribonuclease VII large subunit is translated as MRKRFTKQTTLEFTQPTLSEGDNTHCYTVSEITDYINQKLKRDDALAKIMVKGEISNYKSYPNGHSYFTLKDKDSQISSVMFWGYKKHLKFEPKDGMKVIITGKIEVYKKYGNYQLYAHNITEEGVGDLHIAFQQLKEKLSKEGLFDESHKKKIVKYPKRIGVVTASTGAAVKDIITTIKRRYPYCQILVFSTLVQGDDAADNIVERISDAQNYGLDTLIVGRGGGSIEDLWPFNEEKVARAIYDSNVPIISAVGHQIDYTISDFVADLRAPTPTAAAEMAVPDAYVLKSKLNDLNERITNTVRNKILENRNKLNTISKKNILKHPQSIYDHPKMNLELLIGRFENASQQIIHDNRNKLLKLENSYIFKNPKSITKNKKDRYIKNISKLEVLNPLLTLKRGYAIAECNEKVISSSKDVKVGDKLDIKFDDGTINTKVI
- the xseB gene encoding exodeoxyribonuclease VII small subunit; its protein translation is MEDLSFEESLEKLEEIVEKLENGDVPLDDAIDEFNNAMQLVKVCDEKLTKAEESIAKIVEENGELMDFVVSDEE
- the rfbB gene encoding dTDP-glucose 4,6-dehydratase encodes the protein MITGGAGFIGSNFVHHISEKYPDYDITVLDKLTYAGDLENIKSLDVEFIKGDIADPIAASKAMKDADYVVNFAAETHVDKSINDPQSFVKSDVLGTQNLLELVREYDVERYIQISTDEVYGSILEGSFKETDNIDPSSPYSASKAGGDLLVNAYYKTYGIPVIITRSSNNFGPRQFPEKLIPLFILKALHDEPLPVYGDGQNVRDWIYVEDNCAGVDTVLHKGKLGEVYNIGGGNEKNNMEITKLILEKLNKPESLIQHVEDRLGHDRRYSLDATKTKKLGWEPKWNFEDAMEKTVNWYKENQERLYPKTKTL